In a genomic window of Rhodovulum sp. P5:
- a CDS encoding VPLPA-CTERM sorting domain-containing protein: MIAGLALGAGMAHAASVSPVSYDMLDGGTGSYQYWDDTYPGNNNTVSYDSLTGGTGDLTDGVIATDNWFITEAPAGPGPYVGWSNYNPVITFNFATAYDFLSATFHFDDSDGNGGVSQPRSVNINGTDYTVPTNDGSAPFAFTADLAGLTTDTLVVTITRSNSWVFLSEVEFDARIDNQVPLPASVWLLAAGLGGLGLTRARRKV, encoded by the coding sequence ATGATTGCCGGTCTGGCGCTGGGCGCCGGAATGGCGCATGCCGCCAGCGTTTCGCCGGTGAGCTATGACATGCTCGACGGCGGGACGGGATCGTACCAGTATTGGGACGACACCTATCCCGGCAACAACAACACCGTCAGCTATGACAGCCTGACCGGTGGTACCGGTGATCTGACGGACGGCGTGATCGCGACGGACAACTGGTTCATTACCGAGGCGCCGGCCGGTCCGGGGCCCTATGTCGGGTGGTCGAACTATAACCCGGTCATCACGTTCAATTTCGCGACGGCCTATGACTTCCTGTCGGCAACCTTCCATTTCGACGATTCAGACGGCAATGGCGGGGTCAGCCAGCCGCGCAGCGTGAACATCAACGGCACCGACTATACCGTGCCGACCAATGATGGTTCTGCGCCGTTCGCCTTTACCGCGGATCTGGCCGGGCTGACGACAGACACGCTGGTGGTGACGATCACCCGCAGCAACAGCTGGGTGTTCCTCAGCGAGGTGGAGTTCGACGCGCGGATCGACAATCAGGTTCCGTTGCCGGCCAGTGTCTGGCTTCTGGCGGCGGGCCTTGGCGGTCTCGGTCTGACACGGGCACGTCGCAAGGTCTGA
- a CDS encoding lipoprotein: protein MKKQVWVLAAMLIATLTACGVEGPPERPVGPVKQSGVTVSGTAEIGISGGTRP from the coding sequence GTGAAGAAACAGGTATGGGTACTGGCGGCCATGCTGATCGCGACGCTGACAGCCTGTGGTGTCGAGGGCCCGCCGGAACGCCCCGTGGGGCCTGTCAAACAATCCGGTGTTACCGTATCGGGCACCGCGGAAATCGGCATTAGCGGAGGGACCCGCCCATGA
- a CDS encoding OmpA family protein, with protein MRRLLTSLLAPVTIAVAAGLCVLAALVAVDEIERRTAAAVHAALSDADHSWVAVRSDGMLVHLAGTAPDEAARFHALSAAGQVIDPANLIDDMQVTAATGIEPPEFRVELLRNDAGISVIGLVPTTTDRAALIKTLDRVAPGRDVTDMLESADYSVPDGWGAALAFGIDALKGLERAKLSVTASQIAVTAVADSREDKARIEQSLRETVPAGVDLALDISAPRPVIAPFTLRFLMDRDGARFDACAADTEAAAARILATARQAGMVGKGECVVALGVPAPSWGKAVEHGISAVASFGGGSVTFSDADVTLVAPPGTDPRLFDRVAGDLEAALPDIFALHAVLPDPVKVDGSGNDTGPKEFIATLSPEGLLQLRGRVPDKLVREAVESYARSRFGRDDIYSALRIDDKLPDGWPLRVLSGLEALSQLRNGAVIVQTDYLRVNGLTLDETARARVARILSDRLGDAQNYDLEIAYREPTRAEERVLPSPEDCVAEIQGILSENKITFAPGSTEIEGDAVRIVDRIADVLRLCPDARIEISGHTDSQGREQMNLALSQSRAEAVLNGLMARRVLTGNLTAKGYGEAQPIAPNDTEDGREANRRIEFRLIVPPGQDAAEETEDTPEATDETDDVTDTPAEETGETDGQD; from the coding sequence ATGCGCCGTCTCCTGACCTCACTTCTTGCGCCGGTTACCATCGCGGTGGCGGCCGGCCTGTGCGTTCTGGCCGCCCTTGTCGCCGTGGACGAGATCGAGCGGCGCACCGCCGCCGCCGTCCACGCCGCCCTGTCGGACGCGGATCATTCGTGGGTCGCGGTCCGGTCGGATGGCATGCTTGTCCATCTCGCGGGCACCGCCCCGGATGAGGCCGCGCGGTTTCACGCCCTCTCTGCCGCCGGGCAGGTGATTGACCCTGCCAACCTGATCGACGATATGCAGGTCACCGCAGCCACCGGGATCGAGCCCCCCGAATTCCGGGTGGAGCTTTTGCGCAACGATGCGGGCATTTCCGTTATCGGCCTTGTCCCCACTACGACGGATCGGGCAGCGCTCATCAAGACGCTCGACCGGGTCGCGCCGGGCCGGGACGTCACCGACATGCTGGAAAGTGCGGACTATTCGGTTCCCGATGGCTGGGGTGCCGCCTTGGCCTTCGGGATCGATGCGCTGAAAGGGCTTGAACGGGCCAAGCTGTCCGTCACCGCCAGCCAGATCGCCGTGACGGCCGTCGCCGACAGCCGGGAAGACAAGGCCCGGATCGAGCAGTCGTTGCGCGAAACCGTGCCCGCGGGGGTCGACCTTGCCCTCGACATCTCGGCGCCCCGGCCCGTCATCGCGCCCTTCACCTTGCGCTTTCTGATGGATCGCGACGGCGCCCGGTTCGATGCCTGTGCCGCCGATACCGAGGCCGCGGCGGCGCGCATCCTCGCCACGGCCCGGCAGGCGGGCATGGTCGGAAAGGGCGAGTGCGTGGTGGCCCTTGGCGTGCCCGCCCCAAGCTGGGGCAAGGCGGTGGAGCACGGGATCTCTGCCGTCGCATCTTTCGGCGGCGGAAGCGTGACCTTTTCGGACGCCGATGTGACGCTGGTGGCCCCGCCGGGCACCGATCCGCGCCTGTTCGACCGGGTCGCCGGCGATCTTGAGGCGGCGTTGCCCGACATCTTCGCCCTGCATGCGGTCCTGCCCGACCCGGTGAAGGTCGACGGCAGCGGAAACGACACCGGCCCCAAAGAGTTCATCGCCACCCTCAGCCCCGAAGGCTTGCTGCAGCTTCGTGGCCGCGTGCCCGACAAACTGGTGCGCGAGGCGGTGGAAAGCTATGCCCGCTCCCGCTTTGGCCGGGATGACATCTACTCCGCGCTGCGGATCGACGACAAACTTCCCGACGGCTGGCCCTTGCGGGTTCTGTCGGGGTTGGAGGCGCTTTCGCAACTGCGTAACGGCGCCGTGATCGTCCAGACCGACTACCTGCGGGTGAACGGTCTGACGCTGGATGAAACCGCGCGGGCCCGCGTGGCGCGGATTCTGTCCGACCGTTTGGGGGATGCCCAGAACTACGATCTGGAGATCGCCTATCGCGAACCGACGCGCGCCGAAGAACGGGTTCTGCCGTCGCCGGAGGATTGCGTGGCCGAGATCCAGGGCATCCTGTCCGAGAACAAGATCACCTTTGCCCCCGGCTCGACCGAGATCGAGGGCGACGCGGTGCGCATCGTGGACCGGATCGCAGATGTGCTGCGCCTGTGCCCCGATGCCCGGATCGAGATCAGCGGCCACACCGACAGCCAGGGGCGCGAACAGATGAACCTTGCCCTCAGCCAGAGCCGGGCCGAGGCGGTGCTGAACGGCCTGATGGCGCGGCGGGTTCTGACCGGCAACCTGACCGCCAAGGGTTATGGAGAAGCCCAGCCCATCGCCCCGAACGATACCGAGGACGGGCGCGAGGCCAACCGGCGGATCGAGTTCCGCCTGATCGTGCCGCCGGGTCAGGACGCCGCCGAAGAAACCGAAGACACCCCAGAAGCGACAGATGAAACCGACGACGTGACCGACACGCCGGCAGAAGAGACTGGAGAGACCGATGGACAGGACTGA
- a CDS encoding DUF2834 domain-containing protein, which yields MTPMRLIFLALAIWGSIHPMFYFTKWLIANDWDWAGMIDAWYVNDSATGLTWDLTIAAISLSIWIIIDSFKRRDLLSLVALPLTYAIGLSCGLPLYLFLRSRPAKAA from the coding sequence ATGACACCGATGAGACTGATCTTCCTTGCCCTGGCCATCTGGGGCTCCATCCACCCGATGTTCTATTTCACCAAGTGGCTGATCGCCAATGACTGGGACTGGGCCGGCATGATCGACGCCTGGTATGTCAACGACAGCGCCACGGGCCTGACATGGGACCTGACCATCGCCGCGATCAGCCTGTCGATCTGGATCATTATCGACAGTTTCAAGCGGCGCGATCTGTTGTCGCTTGTTGCCCTGCCGCTGACCTATGCGATCGGCCTGTCCTGTGGCCTGCCGCTCTACCTCTTCCTGCGCTCTCGCCCCGCGAAAGCCGCCTGA
- a CDS encoding CIA30 family protein: MEHISRDTVATWSFLSDQVMGGVSEGGARYGEKGGTGFLRLTGEVSTQNRGGFLQMRRDVAVPPAAQGIRLKVRGNGRRYYVHLRMTGLKMPWQFYQAGFDTTPDWREVRLPFSDFQPKGGFQRAALRPDTVKSLGIAAYGEAFHADISVAEVGFY; the protein is encoded by the coding sequence ATGGAACACATAAGCCGGGACACCGTGGCGACGTGGTCGTTTCTCAGCGATCAGGTCATGGGCGGTGTGTCCGAAGGCGGGGCCCGCTATGGCGAGAAGGGTGGCACAGGATTTCTGCGCCTCACCGGCGAGGTCAGCACACAGAACCGTGGCGGGTTTCTGCAGATGCGCCGCGATGTGGCCGTGCCGCCGGCGGCGCAGGGCATCCGGCTGAAGGTTCGGGGGAACGGGCGGCGTTACTACGTACATCTGCGCATGACCGGCCTGAAAATGCCGTGGCAGTTCTATCAGGCGGGGTTCGACACCACCCCCGACTGGCGGGAGGTGCGGCTGCCATTTTCCGACTTCCAGCCCAAGGGCGGGTTTCAACGGGCGGCGCTGCGGCCGGACACGGTGAAAAGCCTTGGCATCGCCGCTTATGGTGAAGCGTTCCACGCCGACATCTCGGTCGCCGAGGTCGGCTTCTACTGA
- a CDS encoding TlpA disulfide reductase family protein: MRLVRLIVLYTALVLGANGAVAADTSAAEALREGSMKKLMFHGEARQVPDTALIDADGQERTLAEHRGQWVVLNFWATWCPPCRHEMPSLDQLQAELGGENLAVVTVATGRNAPQAIDRLFAELGVQNLPKWRDPDSALARGMGVMGLPVTVILDPEGREVARMQGDAQWASDSAKAVLSALMDGS, encoded by the coding sequence ATGCGGCTTGTCAGACTGATCGTCCTCTACACGGCCCTTGTGCTGGGTGCAAATGGCGCGGTTGCGGCGGATACCTCGGCGGCGGAGGCGCTGCGCGAGGGCAGCATGAAGAAGCTGATGTTCCATGGCGAGGCACGGCAAGTGCCCGACACGGCCCTGATCGATGCCGACGGGCAGGAGCGCACCCTGGCAGAACATCGCGGCCAATGGGTCGTCCTGAATTTCTGGGCCACGTGGTGCCCGCCCTGCCGGCATGAGATGCCATCGCTCGACCAGTTGCAGGCGGAACTGGGCGGCGAAAACCTGGCGGTGGTGACAGTGGCCACAGGGCGCAATGCCCCGCAGGCGATCGACCGTCTTTTCGCAGAACTGGGGGTGCAAAACCTGCCGAAATGGCGCGATCCGGACTCGGCGCTGGCCCGGGGGATGGGCGTGATGGGGCTGCCGGTGACGGTGATCCTCGACCCGGAGGGGAGGGAGGTCGCGCGCATGCAGGGCGACGCCCAATGGGCCAGCGACAGCGCCAAGGCGGTTCTGTCGGCCTTGATGGACGGGTCGTGA
- the moaD gene encoding molybdopterin converting factor subunit 1, with protein sequence MIDVLYFAWVRERIGLPKERIETTAATVADLVEELKAREERYAVAFADLSALRVAVDQELAEFDAPLAGVREIAFFPPMTGG encoded by the coding sequence ATGATCGACGTGCTTTATTTCGCGTGGGTGCGGGAGCGGATCGGGCTGCCCAAGGAGCGGATCGAGACCACAGCGGCCACCGTTGCCGATCTGGTGGAGGAACTGAAGGCGCGAGAGGAACGCTATGCCGTCGCCTTTGCGGACCTGTCGGCGCTGCGTGTGGCGGTCGATCAGGAGCTTGCCGAGTTCGACGCGCCGTTGGCCGGTGTGCGTGAGATCGCCTTCTTCCCGCCGATGACCGGGGGGTAA
- a CDS encoding molybdenum cofactor biosynthesis protein MoaE yields MDIRVQSDPFDYGAECGAFARDRTTAGAVVTFAGIVRDDGGLDRMVLEHYPGMTERALEKIAAEAGARWALEDCLVIHRYGELRTGETIMMVATAAPHRADAFAAAEFLMDYLKSRAPFWKKEFGRDGAAWVAAKDEDETALDRWQY; encoded by the coding sequence TTGGATATCCGCGTTCAATCCGATCCGTTCGACTATGGGGCCGAGTGCGGGGCCTTTGCCCGCGACCGCACGACCGCGGGTGCCGTCGTTACCTTTGCCGGGATCGTGCGCGACGATGGCGGGCTGGACCGGATGGTGCTGGAACACTACCCCGGCATGACAGAGCGCGCGCTGGAAAAGATCGCGGCCGAGGCCGGGGCGCGCTGGGCGCTTGAAGATTGCCTTGTTATCCACCGCTACGGCGAATTGCGGACGGGAGAGACGATCATGATGGTCGCAACCGCCGCCCCGCACCGGGCCGATGCCTTCGCCGCGGCAGAATTCCTGATGGATTACCTGAAATCCCGCGCGCCCTTCTGGAAGAAGGAATTCGGGCGCGACGGGGCGGCTTGGGTTGCCGCGAAGGACGAGGACGAAACAGCCCTCGACCGCTGGCAGTATTAA
- the lysA gene encoding diaminopimelate decarboxylase gives MDHFLYRDGILHAEDVPLTEIAAQVGTPFYCYSVATLTRHFRLFDEALAGTDHLVCYAMKANSNMAVLKLMGDLGAGIDVVSGGEYRKAQAAGVPGERIVFSGVGKTQEEMRLALEGGIRQFNVESEPEMAALNEVALSLGVQAPIAIRVNPDVDAKTHEKIATGKSENKFGIPIARAREVYALAATLPGLKVVGVDVHIGSQLTSLEPFELAYSKVAELTQALRSDGHDIVRLDLGGGLGIPYERSNAAPPLPVEYGEMVKRVLGDLGCEIEIEPGRLIAGNAGVLVSQVIYVKNGEGRDFLILDAAMNDLVRPAMYAAHHDIVPLVEPAPGTEQAPYDIVGPVCETGDTFAKSRMMPPVAAGDLVAFRSAGAYGAVMASEYNTRPLVPEVLVSGDHVAVIRARPSFDDIINRDTIPEWL, from the coding sequence ATGGATCATTTCCTGTATCGCGACGGCATCCTGCATGCCGAGGACGTCCCCCTGACCGAAATCGCCGCACAGGTGGGCACGCCGTTCTACTGCTATTCCGTGGCCACATTGACCCGCCATTTCCGCCTGTTCGACGAGGCGCTGGCGGGCACCGACCACCTCGTCTGTTACGCGATGAAGGCCAATTCCAACATGGCCGTGCTGAAGCTGATGGGCGATCTGGGCGCGGGCATCGACGTGGTGTCGGGCGGCGAATACCGCAAGGCGCAGGCCGCGGGCGTGCCGGGGGAGCGGATCGTGTTTTCCGGCGTCGGCAAGACGCAAGAGGAGATGCGGCTTGCCCTGGAAGGCGGGATTCGCCAGTTCAACGTCGAATCCGAACCCGAGATGGCCGCGCTGAACGAGGTTGCGCTGTCACTTGGGGTGCAGGCACCCATCGCGATCCGGGTAAACCCGGATGTCGATGCGAAGACGCATGAGAAGATCGCCACCGGCAAGTCTGAGAACAAGTTCGGTATCCCGATCGCCCGTGCGCGCGAAGTCTACGCCCTTGCCGCCACCCTGCCGGGGCTGAAGGTCGTCGGCGTCGACGTGCATATCGGTAGCCAGTTGACGTCGCTGGAACCGTTCGAGCTGGCCTATTCGAAGGTGGCTGAACTGACACAGGCGCTGCGCTCCGATGGGCACGACATCGTCCGGCTGGATCTGGGCGGTGGGCTTGGCATCCCCTATGAACGCTCCAACGCCGCGCCGCCGCTGCCGGTGGAATACGGCGAAATGGTCAAGCGGGTGCTGGGCGATCTGGGTTGCGAGATCGAGATCGAACCGGGCCGGCTGATCGCGGGCAATGCCGGTGTGCTGGTCTCACAGGTGATCTATGTGAAGAACGGAGAGGGGCGCGATTTCCTGATCCTCGACGCGGCGATGAACGATCTGGTGCGGCCCGCCATGTATGCCGCCCATCACGACATCGTCCCCTTGGTCGAACCCGCCCCCGGCACGGAACAGGCACCCTATGACATCGTCGGCCCGGTGTGTGAGACCGGCGATACCTTCGCGAAAAGCCGAATGATGCCCCCGGTGGCTGCGGGCGATCTGGTCGCCTTCCGCTCCGCCGGGGCCTATGGCGCGGTGATGGCGTCGGAATACAACACCCGGCCCCTGGTGCCCGAAGTGCTGGTCAGCGGGGATCACGTCGCCGTCATCCGGGCAAGGCCAAGCTTTGACGATATCATAAACCGCGATACCATCCCGGAATGGTTGTAG
- the ubiA gene encoding 4-hydroxybenzoate octaprenyltransferase has product MSETDETPEPQGMVADAYKGNWVDRDAPEWTRPYLRLSRADRPIGTWLLLLPCWWGVTLAAASTGFRWMDIWIVIGCAIGAWLMRGAGCTWNDITDRKIDAQVARTRSRPIPSGQVSVAHAVLWMVVQSLVAFGILLTFNTAAILMGIASLGLVAIYPFAKRFTYWPQVFLGLAFNWGALLAWTAHTGSLGWPALFLYLSGIAWTIFYDTIYAHQDKEDDALIGVKSTALLFGADTPLRLRQFMMISVGLMTMAVIIALAKSAGVAVFVSLLGVVLFGIHMMWQLLRLDSDDGDTCLMLFRSNRDAGLIPVLAFGLAIMA; this is encoded by the coding sequence ATGTCCGAGACCGATGAAACGCCAGAGCCTCAGGGCATGGTCGCCGATGCCTACAAGGGCAACTGGGTCGACCGCGACGCGCCCGAATGGACACGGCCCTATCTGCGCCTGTCCCGCGCCGACCGCCCCATTGGCACATGGCTGCTGCTTCTGCCCTGCTGGTGGGGCGTGACGCTGGCCGCGGCCAGCACCGGGTTTCGCTGGATGGATATCTGGATCGTGATCGGCTGCGCCATCGGCGCCTGGCTGATGCGCGGCGCGGGCTGCACATGGAACGACATCACCGATCGCAAGATCGACGCGCAGGTCGCGCGCACGCGGTCCCGTCCGATCCCCTCGGGCCAGGTTTCGGTCGCACATGCGGTTCTGTGGATGGTCGTCCAGTCGCTGGTGGCTTTCGGCATCCTGCTGACCTTCAACACCGCCGCGATCCTGATGGGCATCGCCTCGCTGGGTCTGGTGGCCATCTATCCGTTTGCCAAGCGCTTCACCTACTGGCCGCAGGTCTTTCTCGGGCTGGCCTTCAACTGGGGCGCGCTTCTGGCATGGACGGCGCATACCGGCAGCCTGGGCTGGCCCGCGCTGTTCCTTTATCTGTCGGGCATCGCGTGGACGATCTTCTACGACACGATCTATGCCCATCAGGACAAGGAAGACGATGCGCTGATCGGGGTGAAGTCCACCGCGCTTCTGTTCGGCGCCGACACGCCGCTGCGGCTGCGCCAGTTCATGATGATCAGCGTCGGGCTGATGACGATGGCGGTCATCATCGCGCTGGCAAAAAGCGCCGGGGTTGCGGTGTTCGTGTCGCTTCTGGGGGTCGTGCTGTTCGGCATCCACATGATGTGGCAGCTGCTGCGGCTGGACAGCGACGACGGCGACACCTGCCTGATGCTGTTCCGGTCCAACCGCGATGCCGGGCTGATCCCGGTGCTGGCGTTCGGGCTTGCAATCATGGCGTGA
- the pgsA gene encoding CDP-diacylglycerol--glycerol-3-phosphate 3-phosphatidyltransferase: MRWTLPNILTVLRLLAAPLLPLAYFLWESPVADLVAVTLFVAASVTDWFDGYLARKWHLTTRFGAMIDPIADKAMVLVALLVIVARHDMAVWLTLAATVILFREVFVSGLREFLGAQAGQLKVTKLAKWKTTVQMVAITVLLAYGLLPFAAVAFLGSALLLVAAALTLLSGGDYFIKAWPYLRETPR; the protein is encoded by the coding sequence ATGAGATGGACTCTGCCCAATATCCTGACGGTCCTGCGCCTGCTGGCCGCGCCCCTTCTGCCGCTGGCCTATTTCCTGTGGGAGAGTCCCGTGGCCGATCTGGTCGCGGTGACCCTGTTCGTCGCGGCCTCCGTCACCGACTGGTTCGACGGCTATCTTGCCCGGAAATGGCACCTGACAACGCGGTTTGGCGCGATGATCGACCCGATCGCCGACAAGGCGATGGTTCTGGTCGCTCTGCTTGTGATCGTGGCGCGCCATGACATGGCCGTCTGGCTGACCCTTGCCGCGACCGTGATCCTGTTTCGGGAGGTCTTCGTGTCCGGCCTGCGGGAGTTTCTGGGGGCCCAGGCGGGGCAGCTCAAGGTGACGAAGCTTGCCAAGTGGAAGACCACCGTCCAGATGGTGGCGATCACGGTGCTACTGGCCTATGGCCTGCTGCCGTTCGCGGCGGTTGCCTTTCTGGGAAGCGCGCTGCTGCTGGTCGCCGCGGCGCTGACGCTGCTTTCCGGGGGCGATTACTTCATAAAGGCATGGCCCTATCTGCGAGAGACCCCGCGATGA
- a CDS encoding 16S rRNA (uracil(1498)-N(3))-methyltransferase, which produces MSDHQSAKVRLYVEQPLGEGQTIPLSRDQAHYLFSVMRLGMGDAILVFDGQTGEWRARVSETGKRGGALVCEGQTRPLQVPPDLWLYFAPIKKARTDFIVEKAAELGAARICPVQTDFTNAERIRRDRLQAHAIEAAEQCGGTFVPEVCDLQRLSTVLDTWPEGRRLMFCDEMLAGEGRALGEAPRAPWAILIGPEGGFSEAERTRLRSLPFAHPVSLGPRVLRADTAAVAALTVWQQALGDW; this is translated from the coding sequence ATGAGCGATCATCAGTCGGCAAAAGTCAGGCTCTATGTAGAGCAGCCCTTGGGGGAGGGGCAAACCATTCCTCTGTCCCGGGATCAGGCGCATTACCTGTTTTCCGTCATGCGGCTTGGGATGGGCGATGCGATCCTGGTCTTCGACGGTCAAACCGGCGAATGGCGGGCCCGGGTCAGCGAGACCGGCAAGCGCGGCGGCGCGCTGGTTTGCGAGGGTCAGACCCGCCCCCTGCAGGTGCCGCCCGATCTGTGGCTGTACTTTGCCCCGATCAAGAAGGCGCGCACGGACTTCATCGTGGAAAAGGCGGCGGAACTGGGGGCGGCGCGGATCTGCCCGGTGCAGACCGATTTCACCAATGCCGAACGGATCCGGCGCGACCGGCTGCAGGCCCATGCGATCGAGGCCGCCGAACAATGCGGCGGCACCTTCGTGCCAGAGGTTTGTGATCTGCAACGGCTTTCGACGGTGCTGGACACATGGCCAGAGGGTCGCCGCCTGATGTTCTGTGACGAGATGCTGGCCGGTGAAGGGCGCGCGCTTGGCGAGGCTCCGCGGGCCCCATGGGCGATTCTGATCGGCCCCGAGGGCGGGTTTTCGGAGGCGGAGCGGACACGCCTGCGCAGCCTGCCCTTCGCCCATCCCGTCAGTCTTGGCCCACGGGTGCTGCGCGCCGACACGGCGGCGGTTGCCGCGCTGACGGTCTGGCAGCAGGCGCTGGGCGACTGGTGA
- the uvrC gene encoding excinuclease ABC subunit UvrC, whose protein sequence is MTSSAPEARPTGHACIQSYLATLDNSPGVYRMLDAQARVLYVGKAKSLKKRVANYAKPSGHSPRIARMIRETAAMMFLTTRTETEALLLEQNLIKQLKPRYNVLLRDDKSFPNILIPKDHPFPQIKKHRGAKTEKGAYFGPFASAGAVNRTLNQLQKVFLLRNCSDSVFDSRTRPCLLYQIKRCSAPCVGRVDRAEYAAAVKDAERFLQGKSTGVQEALAREMEAASEALEFERAAALRDRIRALTQVQSAQGINPRGVAEGDVVALHMEGGQACVQVFFIRANQNWGNRDYYPKTGAGAEEAEVLRGFLGQFYDNKEPPRLILLSHDIEDRDLMAEALSERAGRKVDIAMPQRGEKAELVANAARNARESLGRKLAESAAQGKLLAGMAEAFGLDAPPKRIEIYDNSHIQGTNAVGAMVVAGPEGFLKSQYRKFNIRGEDLTPGDDFGMMKEVLTRRFHRLLKEDPDREGETWPDLLLIDGGAGQVGAVAGIMGDLGVEDIPVVGVAKGIDRDAGKEEFHRPGQRPFALKHNDPVLYFTQRLRDEAHRFAIGAHRQKRAKAVGATPLDEIPGVGATRKRALLTHFGSAKAVARAGLADLKAVDGISDSLAETIYGFFHERG, encoded by the coding sequence ATGACGTCCAGTGCGCCAGAGGCGCGGCCCACGGGCCATGCCTGCATCCAGTCCTATCTCGCGACGCTCGACAACTCGCCGGGGGTCTACCGGATGCTCGATGCGCAGGCGCGCGTGCTTTATGTCGGCAAGGCGAAAAGCCTGAAAAAGCGCGTGGCGAACTATGCCAAACCGTCGGGGCACAGCCCCCGGATTGCGCGGATGATCCGCGAAACCGCCGCGATGATGTTCCTGACGACGCGGACCGAAACCGAGGCGCTGCTGCTTGAGCAGAACCTCATCAAGCAGCTCAAGCCGCGCTACAACGTGCTGTTGCGCGACGACAAGAGCTTTCCGAACATCCTGATCCCCAAGGATCACCCGTTCCCGCAGATCAAGAAGCACCGTGGCGCCAAGACCGAGAAGGGCGCCTATTTCGGCCCGTTCGCCAGCGCGGGTGCGGTGAACCGCACGCTGAACCAGCTTCAGAAGGTGTTCCTGCTGCGCAACTGCTCTGACTCCGTCTTCGACAGCCGCACGCGGCCCTGTCTGCTGTATCAGATCAAGCGGTGCAGCGCGCCCTGCGTGGGGCGTGTCGACAGGGCGGAGTATGCCGCCGCGGTCAAGGATGCCGAGCGCTTCCTGCAAGGCAAGTCGACCGGTGTGCAAGAGGCGCTGGCCCGCGAGATGGAAGCGGCAAGCGAGGCGCTGGAGTTCGAGCGCGCCGCGGCCCTGCGGGACCGGATCCGGGCGCTGACACAGGTGCAGTCGGCGCAAGGCATCAACCCGCGGGGCGTGGCGGAGGGCGATGTCGTCGCGCTGCATATGGAAGGGGGTCAGGCCTGCGTGCAGGTCTTCTTCATCCGCGCCAACCAGAACTGGGGCAACCGCGACTACTATCCCAAGACCGGGGCAGGCGCGGAAGAGGCCGAGGTGCTGCGCGGCTTCCTTGGCCAGTTCTACGACAACAAGGAACCGCCCCGGCTGATCCTTCTGTCCCATGACATCGAGGATCGCGACCTGATGGCCGAGGCCCTGTCGGAACGTGCGGGCCGCAAGGTCGACATCGCGATGCCCCAGCGCGGTGAAAAGGCCGAACTGGTCGCCAACGCCGCGCGGAATGCCCGTGAAAGTCTTGGCCGCAAGCTGGCCGAGAGCGCGGCGCAGGGCAAGCTGTTGGCGGGCATGGCCGAGGCGTTCGGGCTGGACGCCCCGCCCAAGCGGATCGAGATCTACGACAACTCGCACATTCAGGGCACCAATGCGGTGGGTGCGATGGTGGTCGCGGGACCCGAGGGGTTCCTGAAAAGCCAGTACCGCAAGTTCAACATCCGGGGCGAGGATCTGACCCCCGGCGACGATTTCGGCATGATGAAAGAGGTCCTGACCCGCCGTTTCCATCGCCTGCTGAAGGAAGACCCCGATCGGGAGGGCGAGACATGGCCCGACCTGCTGTTGATCGACGGTGGGGCCGGGCAGGTGGGGGCCGTGGCCGGGATCATGGGCGACCTGGGGGTGGAGGACATCCCCGTTGTGGGCGTGGCCAAGGGCATCGACCGCGACGCAGGCAAAGAGGAATTCCACCGCCCCGGGCAACGCCCCTTTGCGCTGAAGCACAATGACCCGGTGCTCTACTTCACCCAGCGCCTGCGGGACGAGGCGCACCGCTTTGCCATCGGCGCCCATCGCCAGAAACGGGCCAAGGCGGTCGGCGCGACGCCGCTGGACGAGATCCCCGGAGTCGGCGCCACGCGCAAGCGCGCGCTTCTGACCCACTTCGGCAGCGCCAAGGCGGTGGCCCGCGCCGGGCTGGCCGATCTCAAGGCCGTTGACGGAATCTCGGACAGTCTGGCCGAAACCATCTACGGCTTCTTCCATGAGCGCGGCTGA